Proteins from one Haloarchaeobius litoreus genomic window:
- a CDS encoding DUF7529 family protein codes for MKTPGVDDSVLSSWERVVEDMEATAAEYREDGWEVVELHPGDVTPLPPDHDRFGLDVLVGGDEYETVSTMVTDEGAAFDEFEVFRAVQGGHVFLVVAVEDRAREQVVLVPAYYGIKDAEDTIEGVLERETFPVHVRPLTIEDVVTVEPSDPSLLLPPTE; via the coding sequence ATGAAGACGCCCGGTGTCGACGATTCGGTCCTCAGCTCGTGGGAGCGCGTAGTCGAGGACATGGAGGCCACGGCCGCCGAGTACCGCGAGGACGGGTGGGAGGTCGTCGAACTGCACCCCGGCGACGTGACGCCGCTGCCGCCGGACCACGACCGCTTCGGGCTCGACGTGCTCGTCGGCGGCGACGAGTACGAGACCGTCAGCACGATGGTGACCGACGAGGGAGCCGCCTTCGACGAGTTCGAGGTGTTCCGCGCGGTCCAGGGCGGCCACGTGTTCCTCGTCGTCGCCGTCGAGGACCGCGCGCGCGAGCAGGTCGTCCTCGTGCCGGCGTACTACGGCATCAAGGACGCCGAGGACACCATCGAGGGCGTCCTCGAACGCGAGACCTTCCCGGTGCACGTCCGCCCGCTCACCATCGAGGACGTCGTCACCGTCGAGCCGTCGGACCCGTCGCTACTGCTGCCGCCGACAGAGTAA